One part of the Actinotignum schaalii genome encodes these proteins:
- the rnc gene encoding ribonuclease III yields MAYRELVEQWGIDLPRPLLRRALTHRSFAFEHDEPHNERLEFLGDSILGLIIAEKVFREYPDASEGDMSQMKTYAVSEKALADVARRINLGDSLRLGRGEDRSGGRNKDSILSDTVEALIAATYLEHGMEPTREIVDRLLDSKIKDASVLGPNLDWQTSFEELAHGLGWEGTMEFELSSTGPDHARVFTAVASMAGRAWGSGEGTSQKNARHAAAEASYRILADLIEKGEVQAVAEDKNDDAAPGTGASATEGTAGAES; encoded by the coding sequence ATGGCCTATCGCGAATTAGTGGAACAGTGGGGAATTGACCTGCCCCGGCCGCTGCTGCGCCGCGCCCTCACGCATCGCAGCTTCGCTTTCGAACACGACGAACCCCATAACGAGCGCCTGGAATTCCTAGGTGACTCCATTTTGGGCCTTATTATCGCGGAGAAAGTTTTCCGGGAATACCCGGACGCCTCCGAAGGTGATATGTCCCAGATGAAAACTTACGCGGTTTCCGAAAAGGCGCTCGCCGATGTGGCGCGGCGCATCAACCTGGGCGATTCCCTGCGCCTGGGCCGCGGGGAAGACCGCTCCGGCGGGCGCAATAAGGATTCCATTCTTTCAGATACCGTGGAAGCGCTGATCGCCGCCACCTACCTGGAACACGGGATGGAACCCACCCGCGAAATCGTGGACCGGCTCCTCGATTCCAAGATCAAAGACGCCTCCGTGCTGGGCCCGAACCTCGATTGGCAAACGAGTTTCGAAGAGCTCGCGCACGGCCTGGGTTGGGAGGGCACCATGGAGTTCGAACTCAGCTCCACCGGTCCCGATCACGCCCGCGTTTTCACGGCCGTTGCGTCGATGGCCGGGCGCGCATGGGGCAGCGGCGAAGGCACCTCACAGAAGAACGCCCGGCACGCCGCCGCGGAAGCGTCCTACCGGATTCTCGCCGACCTCATCGAGAAGGGTGAAGTCCAAGCGGTGGCTGAGGATAAGAACGACGACGCAGCTCCCGGCACGGGTGCATCCGCCACCGAGGGCACTGCCGGCGCGGAATCCTAG